In the Aliarcobacter cryaerophilus genome, one interval contains:
- a CDS encoding Mrp/NBP35 family ATP-binding protein produces MSIEDIKKALQSVKYPGFSKSIIDFGFVKDIKLDANSCTILLDITSTAKEVEDELRREIPKALPNLNINLVFNKPKEEQQKSNSVSGQNIAPQIKDIVMVSSGKGGVGKSTTTVNLAIAAAMQGKKVGILDADIYGPNIPRMMGVNGKEVEVIGNKAKPLNAYGVDIMSMGILMKEGEAVIWRGAMIMKAIQQLLRDILWEELDILFIDMPPGTGDAQLTLAQSVPVSAGINVTTPQHVALDDSRRSLDMFSKLHIPVAGIVENMSGFICPSCNTESDIFGTGTCDELAKQYNTQVLAHLPIEPAIRVGGDSGKPIVYFEPESISAKRYMMAASKLISMLENQGEVSNEAIQPIMPAGVSACSTEGKKIKAEHEAKKSGGCGSGCGCH; encoded by the coding sequence ATGAGTATAGAAGATATTAAAAAAGCTTTACAAAGTGTTAAATACCCAGGTTTTTCAAAATCAATTATTGATTTTGGATTTGTAAAAGATATTAAATTAGATGCAAACTCTTGCACAATACTATTAGATATTACTTCAACAGCAAAAGAGGTTGAAGATGAGTTAAGAAGAGAGATTCCAAAAGCTCTTCCAAATTTAAATATTAATTTAGTTTTTAATAAACCAAAAGAGGAACAACAAAAAAGCAATAGCGTAAGTGGTCAAAACATCGCACCACAAATAAAAGATATTGTAATGGTAAGCTCTGGTAAAGGTGGAGTTGGAAAATCAACTACAACTGTAAATCTTGCAATTGCAGCAGCTATGCAAGGTAAAAAAGTTGGTATTTTAGATGCTGATATTTATGGACCAAATATTCCAAGAATGATGGGAGTAAATGGAAAAGAGGTTGAAGTAATAGGAAATAAAGCAAAACCTTTAAATGCTTATGGCGTAGATATTATGTCTATGGGAATTTTAATGAAAGAGGGAGAGGCTGTTATTTGGAGAGGTGCTATGATTATGAAGGCAATCCAACAGCTTTTAAGAGATATTTTATGGGAAGAGTTAGATATTTTATTTATTGATATGCCTCCAGGAACAGGAGATGCACAATTAACTCTTGCTCAAAGCGTTCCTGTAAGTGCTGGAATAAATGTAACAACTCCTCAACATGTAGCTTTAGATGATAGTAGAAGATCTTTAGATATGTTCTCTAAGCTTCATATTCCAGTTGCTGGAATAGTTGAAAATATGAGTGGATTTATATGCCCATCATGTAACACAGAATCTGATATTTTTGGAACAGGAACATGTGATGAGTTAGCTAAACAGTACAATACTCAAGTTTTAGCTCATCTTCCAATTGAACCTGCTATTAGAGTTGGTGGGGATAGTGGAAAACCAATAGTTTATTTTGAACCTGAATCAATAAGTGCAAAAAGATATATGATGGCTGCAAGTAAACTTATATCTATGCTTGAAAATCAAGGTGAAGTTTCAAATGAAGCTATTCAGCCAATTATGCCAGCTGGGGTTAGTGCATGTTCTACTGAAGGTAAAAAAATAAAAGCTGAACATGAAGCTAAAAAAAGTGGTGGTTGTGGCTCTGGATGTGGTTGCCACTAA
- the thiC gene encoding phosphomethylpyrimidine synthase ThiC: MQNIQKWLEEHKNDKVRTQMYYAKQGIITPHMEYVAKVENLDAEFIRSEIARGRLIIPANVNHTNQIPMAIGIASSCKINANIGSSALASDASKEIEKVDVCLKYGADTIMDLSTGGDLDMIRKAVIAHSTVPIGTVPIYQILHDVKDKIEDLSIEKMLEVIERQAQQGVSYFTIHAGFLLEFMPHIAKRKMGIVSRGGSLMAAWMMHYHKENPFNTAFDKILDICRKYDVSLSLGDSLRPGCLADASDEAQLRELKVLGDLTLRAWEKDVQVMIEGPGHVPLNQIERNMKIEKEYCHEAPFYILGPLTTDIAAGYDHISSAIGAAVGGWHGASMLCYVTPKEHLGLPNAEDVRNGIIAYKIAAHSADIARGRKGARDIDDEMSDARYAFDWNRQFELCLDPDRAREYHDETLPQDVFKEAEFCSMCGPKFCSYKITQKIVKEHGEAIDNMVG, translated from the coding sequence ATGCAAAATATACAAAAATGGTTAGAAGAACATAAAAACGATAAAGTAAGAACTCAAATGTATTATGCAAAACAAGGCATTATTACTCCTCATATGGAGTATGTTGCAAAAGTTGAAAATCTTGATGCTGAATTTATAAGAAGTGAAATTGCACGTGGACGACTTATAATTCCTGCAAATGTAAATCATACAAATCAAATTCCTATGGCTATTGGAATTGCAAGTTCTTGTAAAATAAATGCAAATATTGGAAGTTCAGCACTAGCAAGTGATGCTAGCAAAGAGATTGAGAAAGTTGATGTTTGTTTAAAGTATGGTGCTGATACTATTATGGATTTAAGTACAGGTGGAGATTTGGATATGATTAGAAAGGCTGTTATAGCTCACTCTACAGTTCCAATTGGTACAGTTCCTATTTATCAAATTTTACATGATGTAAAAGATAAAATAGAGGATTTAAGTATTGAAAAAATGCTTGAAGTAATTGAAAGACAAGCGCAACAAGGTGTTTCTTATTTCACAATTCATGCTGGATTTTTACTTGAGTTTATGCCTCATATTGCAAAAAGAAAGATGGGAATAGTTTCAAGAGGTGGAAGTTTGATGGCTGCATGGATGATGCACTATCATAAAGAGAATCCATTTAATACAGCTTTTGATAAAATATTAGATATTTGTAGAAAGTATGATGTATCTTTATCTTTGGGTGATAGTTTAAGACCAGGATGTTTAGCTGATGCATCTGATGAAGCACAACTAAGAGAGCTAAAAGTTCTTGGAGATTTGACTTTAAGAGCTTGGGAAAAAGATGTACAAGTTATGATTGAAGGACCTGGCCATGTGCCTTTAAATCAAATTGAGCGAAATATGAAGATAGAAAAAGAGTATTGTCATGAAGCTCCTTTTTATATTTTAGGACCTCTTACAACTGATATTGCTGCTGGGTACGATCATATTTCTAGTGCAATTGGTGCTGCTGTTGGTGGTTGGCATGGAGCATCAATGCTTTGTTATGTTACTCCAAAAGAGCATTTAGGATTACCAAATGCTGAAGATGTTAGAAATGGAATTATTGCATATAAAATTGCAGCTCATAGTGCCGATATAGCAAGAGGAAGAAAAGGTGCAAGAGATATTGATGATGAGATGAGTGATGCAAGATATGCTTTTGATTGGAATAGACAGTTTGAACTTTGTTTAGACCCAGATAGAGCAAGAGAGTATCACGATGAAACTTTGCCTCAAGATGTATTTAAAGAAGCAGAGTTTTGCTCAATGTGTGGACCAAAATTTTGTTCATACAAGATAACTCAAAAAATTGTAAAAGAACATGGTGAAGCAATAGATAATATGGTAGGATAA
- a CDS encoding HDOD domain-containing protein → MIKNFAKYIQNLPTLPEIIIDLDSFRKSKNRNFKQLAMIIKKDKSLHLDILKVMDFQIFDFLNKPKNIHNFILITSLEFVCALATSLSFCRNIKTNLFSYAATFDDFLYSNTLSMLIVEMWLKKSDKKLKDELLIPAFLQDLAKPFISQAISENKLTEQFLNEIKNSNMSKAEEKFIGFNSQRISSTILKNWGLSHNIIFPILFSKDLKNCPDEFRLKALILNIVSIVSNLREPLLDSNIKKAINEIELFGLNSDTFLSTISNINDNIKSNS, encoded by the coding sequence ATGATAAAAAATTTTGCAAAATATATACAAAACTTACCAACTTTACCAGAAATCATAATAGATTTAGATAGTTTTAGAAAATCAAAAAATAGAAATTTTAAACAACTTGCTATGATTATAAAAAAAGATAAGAGTCTTCATTTAGATATTTTAAAAGTTATGGATTTTCAAATATTTGATTTTTTGAATAAACCAAAAAATATACATAATTTTATTTTAATTACTAGTTTAGAGTTTGTTTGTGCATTAGCAACATCTTTATCTTTTTGTAGAAATATAAAAACAAATCTATTTTCATATGCTGCCACTTTTGATGATTTTTTATATTCAAATACTCTTTCAATGCTAATTGTTGAAATGTGGTTAAAAAAGAGTGATAAAAAGTTAAAAGATGAACTTCTTATTCCAGCATTTTTACAAGATCTGGCAAAACCTTTTATCTCTCAAGCAATAAGTGAAAATAAACTAACCGAACAGTTCTTAAATGAAATAAAAAACTCAAATATGAGTAAAGCTGAAGAGAAATTTATAGGATTTAATTCTCAAAGAATAAGCTCTACTATACTTAAAAATTGGGGTTTAAGTCACAATATTATATTTCCAATTTTATTTTCAAAAGATTTAAAAAATTGTCCAGATGAATTTAGACTAAAAGCTCTTATTTTGAATATTGTTAGCATTGTTTCAAATTTAAGAGAGCCTCTATTAGATTCAAATATAAAAAAAGCAATTAATGAAATTGAGTTATTTGGGTTAAATAGCGATACATTTTTAAGTACAATAAGTAACATAAATGATAATATAAAGAGCAATTCTTAA
- a CDS encoding bifunctional 2-C-methyl-D-erythritol 4-phosphate cytidylyltransferase/2-C-methyl-D-erythritol 2,4-cyclodiphosphate synthase: MKDITLVVLCAGNSTRFDNLCKKQWIRIDNEPLWLNVTNRLTSFSNFSKTIVVSHKDELSYMKNFSDDFIYVEGGDTRQNSIKNALEFVDTPYVMISDVARACISKNIISDLIQNKNKASCIVPILDVSDTVIFEKNTINRENVKLIQTPQLSNSDILRKAISKDIEFTDESSAIKNIGEDIFYIKGDIASKKLTFFEDISQIPCLKAPAKTQFVGIGYDIHSFEDKKEMFLGGVKLPYNYGFKAHSDGDVLIHSLIDALLGAIGGGDIGEFFPDTDDKFKGIDSKILLKKIISFVNNVGYELVNIDITIIAQKPKINPHKNEIKSSLSKLLNLPKQFINIKASTAEKLGAVGREEGVVVQAMTNLRYYDWTK; encoded by the coding sequence TTGAAAGATATTACTTTAGTTGTTTTATGTGCTGGAAACTCTACAAGATTTGATAATTTATGTAAAAAACAGTGGATTAGGATTGACAATGAACCTCTGTGGTTAAATGTTACAAATAGATTAACTTCTTTTTCTAATTTTTCAAAAACTATTGTCGTTTCACATAAAGATGAGTTAAGCTACATGAAAAACTTTAGTGATGATTTTATTTATGTTGAAGGTGGAGATACAAGACAAAATTCTATAAAAAATGCTTTAGAATTTGTTGATACACCTTATGTAATGATAAGCGATGTTGCACGTGCTTGTATTAGCAAAAATATTATCTCTGATTTAATCCAAAATAAAAACAAAGCCTCTTGTATAGTTCCAATTTTAGATGTAAGTGATACTGTTATATTTGAAAAAAATACTATTAATAGAGAAAATGTAAAACTTATTCAAACTCCTCAGTTATCAAATAGCGATATTCTAAGAAAAGCAATTTCAAAAGATATTGAATTTACAGATGAAAGTAGTGCTATAAAAAATATAGGTGAAGATATATTTTATATAAAAGGTGATATCGCTAGTAAAAAACTAACTTTTTTTGAAGATATTTCACAAATTCCATGTCTAAAAGCTCCAGCTAAAACACAATTTGTTGGAATTGGATATGATATTCATAGCTTTGAAGATAAAAAAGAGATGTTTTTAGGTGGTGTAAAATTGCCATATAATTATGGATTTAAAGCTCACAGTGATGGCGATGTTTTAATCCACTCTTTAATTGATGCCCTTTTAGGTGCTATTGGTGGTGGTGATATTGGAGAGTTTTTTCCAGATACTGATGATAAATTTAAAGGAATCGACTCAAAAATACTTTTAAAAAAAATTATAAGTTTTGTAAATAATGTTGGATATGAGCTTGTAAACATTGATATTACAATAATTGCTCAAAAACCAAAAATAAATCCTCATAAAAATGAGATAAAAAGTAGTTTATCAAAACTTTTAAATCTTCCAAAGCAATTTATAAATATCAAAGCATCAACAGCTGAAAAATTAGGTGCTGTTGGAAGAGAAGAAGGAGTAGTTGTACAAGCTATGACAAATTTAAGATATTACGATTGGACTAAATAA